A part of Schistocerca gregaria isolate iqSchGreg1 unplaced genomic scaffold, iqSchGreg1.2 ptg001178l, whole genome shotgun sequence genomic DNA contains:
- the LOC126329393 gene encoding histone H2B, producing MPPKTSGKAAKKAGKAQKNISKGDKKKKRKRKESYAIYIYKVLKQVHPDTGISSKAMSIMNSFVNDIFERIAAEASRLAHYNKRSTITSREIQTAVRLLLPGELAKHAVSEGTKAVTKYTSSK from the coding sequence atgccgcccaagactagcgggaaagccgccaagaaggctggcaaggcgcagaagaacatttcgaagggcgacaagaagaagaagcgcaagaggaaggagagctatgccatctacatctacaaggtgctgaagcaggtgcaccctgacacgggcatctcttcgaaggcgatgagcatcatgaacagcttcgtgaacgacattttcgagcgcattgcggccgaggcttctcgcctggcgcactacaacaagcgctcgaccatcacgtcccgcgagatccagaccgctgtgcggctcttgctgcctggcgagctggccaagcacgcggtgagcgagggcacgaaggcggtgaccaagtacacgagctccaagtaa